One Coffea arabica cultivar ET-39 chromosome 5c, Coffea Arabica ET-39 HiFi, whole genome shotgun sequence DNA window includes the following coding sequences:
- the LOC140007288 gene encoding uncharacterized protein — protein MADELEEILKKFALSNLEQKGAWLELDDVDPGVSECKSSLIGKIRGEKVANYTGVKNFVTVAWGYPKELTMIELGPNLFQFLIPELESRERILNGGPWVMDNQILVLNKWEASIEENSEAFKFAPLWVQVWNLPIHWISKDVGRKIGMVFKEVKDVIIPYSGGKDGKHMKMLVSADITQPLLRVKRNAKMW, from the exons ATGGCGGATGAACTGGAGGAAATCTTGAAAAAATTTGCTCTCTCAAATCTAGAACAGAAGGGAGCATGGTTAGAATTGGATGATGTAGATCCAGGAGTCTCTGAATGCAAAAGCAGCCTCATTGGTAAAATCAGAGGAGAAAAAGTGGCAAACTATACGGGAGTAAAGAATTTTGTCACGGTAGCCTGGGGGTACCCAAAAGAACTCACAATGATTGAATTGGGGCCGAATCTTTTCCAATTCCTTATTCCAGAGCTGGAGAGCAGGGAAAGGATTCTTAATGGAGGGCCTTGGGTGATGGACAATCAAATTCTTGTGCTGAATAAATGGGAAGCAAGTATAGAGGAAAACTCTGAGGCTTTCAAATTTGCCCCACTCTGGGTGCAAGTATGGAACCTCCCTATTCACTGGATCTCTAAGGATGTGGGGAGGAAAATTGGAATGGTGTTCAAGGAGGTAAAGGATGTGATAATCCCATATTCAGGGGGAAAAGATGGGAAACACATGAAGATGCTAGTGAGTGCAGATATAACTCAGCCACTGCTTAGAG tgaaaagaaatgcaaaaatgtGGTGA
- the LOC140007287 gene encoding uncharacterized protein, with product MRALVWNCQGAGSPLTVPHLKDVNRLLSPSIIFLSETKNRKKYMEKVKNILRFENSFIVEAMNKTGGMTILWNNEVKISEVQASAFTIEAKVEDEEKRESWWFVGVYASCDSHIRKGQWEVINRRKSGWGDKWIIMGDFNDITSNEEKWEGRVRDAKNFQDFREFINDNKLIDIGYEGKPWTWCNNWYGTREVKERLDRGLCMVD from the coding sequence ATGAGAGCTCTGGTGTGGAATTGCCAAGGTGctgggagccccttgacagttccccatCTGAAGGATGTTAATAGACTCCTCTCCCCAAGTATCATTTTCTTAAGCGAAACTAAAAACAGGAAAAAGTATatggaaaaagtaaaaaatatctTGAGGTTTGAAAACAGCTTTATAGTTGAAGCTATGAACAAAACTGGAGGAATGACCATTTTGTGGAATAATGAGGTCAAGATTTCTGAGGTACAAGCTTCGGCCTTTACTATAGAGGCAAAAGTGGAAGATGAGGAGAAAAGGGAAAGCTGGTGGTTTGTAGGTGTTTATGCCAGCTGTGACAGTCATATAAGGAAGGGACAGTGGGAGGTGATTAATAGAAGGAAGTCAGGTTGGGGGGATAAATGGATTATCATGGGGGATTTCAATGATATAACCTCAAATGAGGAAAAATGGGAGGGAAGGGTTAGAGATGCTAAAAACTTCCAAGATTTTAGGGAATTCATTAATGACAATAAGTTAATAGATATTGGCTATGAGGGGAAGCCATGGACGTGGTGCAACAATTGGTATGGGACTAGAGAAGTGAAAGAAAGACTTGACAGGGGGTTGTGTATGGTGGACTAG